TTTCCAGGAGGGTCTCCACCTCGAGGCCCGCCTCCGCCCCACCCTTGCGGATCCGCTCCAAAACCGCCTCCCCCTTGAGGGTGAGGGCCTTCTCCAGCTCTTCCCGGTAGACGGGCACGGGAATGGTGAGGGCCCCGAAGTCCAAAAGCTCCGGGATCCTTACCAGGCGCACGTCCCGCACGAAAAGGGCCAGGAGCTTGGCGGAGAGCTTGTAGCCGAGCCACTCGGCCAGGGCCTCCGCTCCCCGGGCCTGGGGAGAGCCGTCTGTGGCCAGGAGGAGCCTCATGCCCCCATCTTACGGGGTTCCCCCACAGACCGGGCCAGGAGCCAGGCGGGGAGGATCAGGCCCCCCAGGGCCAGGAGGACCGGGATGACCCCGTAGGCCTCCACGAGGTGGCCGATGGGGGCGTAGAAGAGCCCGGCGAACCCCCAGGTGAAGCCCATGAGGAGGCCCGAGACCGTGGCGGTCTGGCGGGGCTCGAGCTCCTGGGCCAGGGCCACGGCCACGGGGATGCCCGCGTTCATCAGGGCCCCGGTGACCCCCAGGAGGACCAGGTAGAGGGGGTTTTCCGGGGGGAAGAGGAGGAGGGCGAGGTAAAGGGGGAGGCCGAAGGTGAGGGTGCCCACCAGAACGGCCTTCCGCCCCATTCGGTCCGAGAGGGTGCCCCCGAGGAAGGCCCCCAGGGTGGCGGAGAAGCTGTAGGCGGAAAGGGAGAGGGCGGTGTAGGCGTCGGGGATGCCCCGCTGGGCGTACCAGTAGGGCAGGGTGGTGGAGAAGCTCATGAAGACCAGGCTCCGCAGGGTGGCCATGCCCCAAAGCCGGGCCACGTCCCCCCGGAAGACCCGCCGAAAGTCGCGAAGGCTGGCCGGCCTTTCCTGCCGCCTTACCGGGGGCAGGCGGAGGAGGAGGAGGGCCGGCAGAAGGGCCAGGGGGGTGAGCCAGAGAAGGCCCGTGAGCCCGAAGGCCCCCGCAGTGGCCAGGGCCACGATGGGCCCTAGGGAAAGCCCCAGGTAGCCCGCGGAGCCGAAGAAGGAGAGCCAGAAGCCCTTCCTCTCCCGGGGGGCGAACTCCCCCACCAGGCTCGCTCCCGAGGCGTGGAAGAGGGCCGAGCCCAGGCCCGCCAGGCCCAGCACCAGGAGGAGGGCCTCAAAGCGGGGCCAGAGGCCCAAGGACCCCATGCCCAAGGCCACCAAGACCGGGCCCAAGGCCGCCAGGAGCCTGCGGTCCAGGCGGTCGGCCACGAGCCCGGCGAAGGGCTGGAGGAGGCTTCCCGTGAGGGAGTAGACCGACACCAAAAGCCCCACCGTCCCCAGGCCCACCCCGAAGTGGGCCATGAGCTTGGGCAGCAGGGGGGTGAGGAAGTTCCCGAAGAGGTCGTTGACCGTGTGGAGCCAGGCCAGGAGGAGGGGCAGCACCCTCCCATGGTAAACCCCAGGCGGGGGGAGGGTGTGCTAAAATCCCTACGTGCTGCGGGCTTTCCGGGGTAGGCAAAAAAAATGGCGCGCCCGAGAGGACTCGAACCTCTGACCTTCGGCTCCGGAGGCCGACGCTCTATCCAGCTGAGCTACGGGCGCACTCAGCAGCAGTCAATGTAGCACGCGCGAAGGAGGCGGTCAAGTGTTCGGCATCAACAGGCGAGTGGTAACCATCCTCTTCGGCCTCTTAGCCCTGGCCTTCGTGGTGGGGGCCATCCTCCTCTTCACCCCTCAGGCGGGACAGCAAGCCAGGGGCAAGCCGGTGCTCTGGGTCAACGGCAAGGCGGTCTACGAGCTGGACCTCCTCAGGCTCCAGGGCAACGATCCCCTCTACGCCGCCAACCCGCAGGGCCTCCTCAAATCCCTGGTGGACACCCATTTCCTGGAGCAGGTGATCCTCACCGAGGCCCTAAAGCAGGACGCGGCCCGCATCCGGGTGGGGAGCGCCGAGGTGCGCAAGGAGGTGGACCGCATCCGGGAGCAGTTCGGCCTCAAGGACAAGAAGGCCTACGAGCAGTTCCTGAACCAGGTGGGGTACACCGACGCCGAGCTCCGGGCCGAGCTTAAGTCCCAGCTCCAGATCCAAAAGCGGCTGGAGCAGGTTCGCGCCTCCGCCAAGCCCACGGCGGAGGAGGTGGCCTTCTACTTTGAGGTGCACCGGGACAAGTACAAGGGCGAGGCCCGGGTCAAGGCCCGTCAGATCGTGGTGGACGACAAAAAGCAGGCGGAGGAGGTGCTGGCCAAGGCCAAGGCCGGGGAGGACTTCGCCGCCTTGGCCAAGCAGTACTCCAAGGTGGGGGCGGACCAGGGAGGGGCCCTGGGCGCCCCTCCCGGGGAGGCCCAGCCCCGGCCCGTGACCAAGGTGGTCTTCCCCGACAAGGTGGCCGAGGCGGTCTTCGCCCTAAAGGGGCCGGGCCTGGTGGGGCCGGTGGAGGCCGGGGGGCGCTATTACCTGGTCCGGGTGGAGGAGTACCTCCCGGCCCAGGCCCCCACCTTTGAGGAGGTGAAGGACCAGGTGACCAAGGATGCCCAAGAGGCCAAGGGCAACGGCGCCCTCGAGGCCTACCTGGAAGAGCTTCGCAAGAAAGCCCAGGTGCGCTGGGCCGAGAACCTCCCCTACACCTACAAAAACCCGGTGGTGGCCAAGGTGAACGGGAAGGAGATCCTCCTCGCCCAGGTGCTCCAGCCCGTCTTCTCCAACCAGCAGACGGCGGCCCTCATCCAGCAGGGGCTGGGGGAGCTCGCCGTGCAGTTCTTCCTGCCGCAGGCCCTGGAGAACCTCGTGGACCGGGAGCTCCTGGTGGAGGCGGCTAGGAAGAGCGGCAAGCCCTTCATCGGCCCCAAGGAGGAGATCGCCCAGGCCTACCTCCTCTACGCCACCCGGGACGTGACCGCCACCGAGGAGGAGGCCCGCAGGTTCTACGCGGAGAACCCCGCCCTCTTCGCCGTCCCCGCCAGCGCGGAGGTGGTGGGGGTGGTGTTCAAGGCTGAGGCCAAGGCCAAGGCCTTCCGGGAGGCCGCCCTGCGGGGCGGGGACCTTCAGGCCCTGGCCAAGGCCCAGGAGGGGTCGGTGACGGAGTACGGCACCGTGAACCCCAACCAGCTGCCCGCCGTCCTGGACCGGCTGGTCTTCAAGGTGAAGGAGAGCTTTCCCAAAGGCCCCCTGGGGGAGGTAAGCGAGGTGGTGAAGCTCGAGGACGGCACCTTCGCCGTCCTCCTCATCAAGAACCGCAAGCCCGAGGAGCTGAAGCCTTACGAGCAGGTGAAGGAGCAGGCCCTTCAGGGGGTGGTGGGCAGGAAGCGGCAGGAAAGGGCCCAGGCCCTCATCCAGGCCCTGCGCAAAGAGGCCAAGGTGGAAAACCGCCTGAACCAGGTCCTGGCCGAGCTCACCCCCAAGCCGAAGCCCAAGGAGGAGGCTCCCGCTAAGCCCTAGGGGGCCCTTTGGGGTGGGGGAGGCCTCGGGCCTCCCCCTTCTTTTCCTGGTGCAGGCGGCTTTCCCGTTGACACCCGGGCCAGGGCCCGAATAGGATAATGCGGGTTTTCCTTCTGGAGGGGGGTTGATGAAGGCGCTTCTTAGGCTATCGGAGCTCATAGACGCCCTCAACGAGCGGGTTGGGGTCTTGGTCACCTGGCTCGTCCTGCTGGTGACCCTTCTGAGCGCGGCCAACGCTGTGGTCCGCTACGCCTTCCGCTACAGTTCCAACGCCTACCTCGAGGCCCAGTGGTACCTCTTCGCCCTCATCTTCCTCTGGGGGGCGGGTTGGACCCTGAAGCACAACGGCCACGTGCGGGTGGACGTCCTCTACGGCAGGCTCTCCAAGAGGGCGCAGCTTTGGATAGACCTCCTGGGCACCCTCTTCTTCCTGCTCCCCATGGTGGGTCTTGTCCTGTGGCTCTCCTGGCCCATCGTGATGGAGTCCCTGAGGATCCGGGAGATGTCGCCCGACGCAGGAGGCCTTCCCCGCTGGCCCATCAAGCTGGCCGTCCCCATCGGGCTGGTCCTCCTCGCCCTCCAGGGCCTTTCGGAGCTCATCAAGCGCCTCGCGGCCCTGACGGGGCACCTGGAGCTTGCCGCCGAGGCCCAAGAGGAGGTGGTCTGATGTCCTTTGAGCTCATGGCGCCCCTGATGTTCCTGAGCCTGGTGGTGGTGCTGCTCCTCGGGTACCCCGTGGCCTTCTCCCTGGGGGCGGTGGGGCTTGGCTTCGCCCTCTTGGGCATGCACTACGGCTATCTCAACCTGGGCCTTTTGCAAAACATCCCCTTACGCATTTTTGAAACCATGCAAAACCAGCTCCTCCTGGCCATCCCCTTCTTCACCTTCATGGGGCTCGTCCTGGAGCGGAGCGGCATGGCCGAGGACCTTCTGGACACCATCGGCCAGCTCTTCGGCTCCGTGCGCGGGGGGCTGGCCTATGCGGTCATCTTCGTGGGGGCCCTCCTCGCCGCCACCACCGGCATCGTGGCGGCGAGCGTGATCGCCATGGGGCTTATCTCCCTGCCCATCATGCTCCGCTACGGCTACTCCACCCGGCTCGCCACGGGGGTCATCGCCGCAAGCGGCACCCTGGCCCAGATCATCCCCCCAAGCCTGGTCCTCATCGTCATGGCCGACCAGCTGGGGGTCTCCGTGGGGGACATGTACAAGGCGGCCTTCGTTCCCGGCTTCATCCTCACGGGGCTTTACGTGCTCTACGTCCTCCTCACCACCCTCCTCAACCCCAAGGCCGCCCCGGCCCTGCCCCCGGAGGCCAGGCCCTTCGCCGGGTACGAGCGGGGGGCTCTCTTGGGGCTTTTGAGCTACCTGGTCCTGGCCCTTATCCCCTGGGGCCTTTCCCTCCTCAACCTTCCCCCAAGCCCCTGGTTGGACCTCCTCCTCCTCGGCGTAGGGGCCGCCATCACCCTCTTCCTCCTCTGGAGGAACCCCCTTTTTGCCCGGGTCTTCCGGGTCATGATCCCGCCTTTGGTCCTGATCTTTTTGGTCCTGGGCACCATCTTCCTGGGGATCGCCACCCCCACGGAAGGCGGGGCCATGGGGGCGGTGGGGGCCCTGCTCATGGCCCTAAGCCGCCGCCGCCTGAACCGCGAGCTCCTCACCCAGGCCCTCCGGGAAACCGCCAAGCTCACCAGCTTCGTGGTCTTCATCCTGGTCGGCTCCCGGATCTTCAGCCTGGTCTTCTACGGCATAGATGGGGACCTCTGGGTGGCCGAGCTCCTCAAGAACCTCCCGGGGGGCCAGCTGGGGTTCCTCCTCCTGGTGAACCTCTTCGTCTTCTTTCTGGCCTTTTTCCTGGACTACTTTGAGATCGCCTTCATCGTCCTCCCCCTCCTGGCCCCGGCGGTCAAGGCCATGGACATCAACCTCATCTACTTCGGCGTGCTCCTTGGGGTCAACCTGCAGACCTCCTTCATGCACCCGCCCTTTGGCTTTGCCCTCTTCTACCTGAGGAGCGTGGCCCCCAAGAGCGTGAGCACCGTGGACATCTACTGGGGGGCCGTCCCCTTCATCCTCATCCAGCTCCTCATGGTCCTGATCCTCCTCCTCTTTCCGGGCATCGTCTACGCCTTTATTGGCTAGAAGCGGCCAAGGAAGACCCCCCGGCCCCAAGGGCCGGGGGGAGCCTGGCTGCCCCTATACCGCCGGGAAGGCGAACTGCTCGTAGCCCAGCTCGGC
Above is a window of Thermus islandicus DSM 21543 DNA encoding:
- a CDS encoding MFS transporter, with the protein product MLPLLLAWLHTVNDLFGNFLTPLLPKLMAHFGVGLGTVGLLVSVYSLTGSLLQPFAGLVADRLDRRLLAALGPVLVALGMGSLGLWPRFEALLLVLGLAGLGSALFHASGASLVGEFAPRERKGFWLSFFGSAGYLGLSLGPIVALATAGAFGLTGLLWLTPLALLPALLLLRLPPVRRQERPASLRDFRRVFRGDVARLWGMATLRSLVFMSFSTTLPYWYAQRGIPDAYTALSLSAYSFSATLGAFLGGTLSDRMGRKAVLVGTLTFGLPLYLALLLFPPENPLYLVLLGVTGALMNAGIPVAVALAQELEPRQTATVSGLLMGFTWGFAGLFYAPIGHLVEAYGVIPVLLALGGLILPAWLLARSVGEPRKMGA
- a CDS encoding peptidylprolyl isomerase; translated protein: MFGINRRVVTILFGLLALAFVVGAILLFTPQAGQQARGKPVLWVNGKAVYELDLLRLQGNDPLYAANPQGLLKSLVDTHFLEQVILTEALKQDAARIRVGSAEVRKEVDRIREQFGLKDKKAYEQFLNQVGYTDAELRAELKSQLQIQKRLEQVRASAKPTAEEVAFYFEVHRDKYKGEARVKARQIVVDDKKQAEEVLAKAKAGEDFAALAKQYSKVGADQGGALGAPPGEAQPRPVTKVVFPDKVAEAVFALKGPGLVGPVEAGGRYYLVRVEEYLPAQAPTFEEVKDQVTKDAQEAKGNGALEAYLEELRKKAQVRWAENLPYTYKNPVVAKVNGKEILLAQVLQPVFSNQQTAALIQQGLGELAVQFFLPQALENLVDRELLVEAARKSGKPFIGPKEEIAQAYLLYATRDVTATEEEARRFYAENPALFAVPASAEVVGVVFKAEAKAKAFREAALRGGDLQALAKAQEGSVTEYGTVNPNQLPAVLDRLVFKVKESFPKGPLGEVSEVVKLEDGTFAVLLIKNRKPEELKPYEQVKEQALQGVVGRKRQERAQALIQALRKEAKVENRLNQVLAELTPKPKPKEEAPAKP
- a CDS encoding TRAP transporter small permease subunit; this translates as MKALLRLSELIDALNERVGVLVTWLVLLVTLLSAANAVVRYAFRYSSNAYLEAQWYLFALIFLWGAGWTLKHNGHVRVDVLYGRLSKRAQLWIDLLGTLFFLLPMVGLVLWLSWPIVMESLRIREMSPDAGGLPRWPIKLAVPIGLVLLALQGLSELIKRLAALTGHLELAAEAQEEVV
- a CDS encoding TRAP transporter large permease, whose translation is MSFELMAPLMFLSLVVVLLLGYPVAFSLGAVGLGFALLGMHYGYLNLGLLQNIPLRIFETMQNQLLLAIPFFTFMGLVLERSGMAEDLLDTIGQLFGSVRGGLAYAVIFVGALLAATTGIVAASVIAMGLISLPIMLRYGYSTRLATGVIAASGTLAQIIPPSLVLIVMADQLGVSVGDMYKAAFVPGFILTGLYVLYVLLTTLLNPKAAPALPPEARPFAGYERGALLGLLSYLVLALIPWGLSLLNLPPSPWLDLLLLGVGAAITLFLLWRNPLFARVFRVMIPPLVLIFLVLGTIFLGIATPTEGGAMGAVGALLMALSRRRLNRELLTQALRETAKLTSFVVFILVGSRIFSLVFYGIDGDLWVAELLKNLPGGQLGFLLLVNLFVFFLAFFLDYFEIAFIVLPLLAPAVKAMDINLIYFGVLLGVNLQTSFMHPPFGFALFYLRSVAPKSVSTVDIYWGAVPFILIQLLMVLILLLFPGIVYAFIG